In Myripristis murdjan chromosome 2, fMyrMur1.1, whole genome shotgun sequence, a genomic segment contains:
- the LOC115370422 gene encoding uncharacterized protein LOC115370422 isoform X2, giving the protein MEATAQESASAVPGVVVCREVVAAACPAVPKAQQKIVKAKAVFVPSVCVHDVQFESNANAVATEASRDSSRIRLAKVVHGSFHQGDSRFVYGGVQCMAIALVSLAKHTVSSAFSWDRLDLDRALILGDELYTSLRELKTFSHVSNLLSVPDLPQHLELDGQVFRFSFGDTVLGEVGVTEGEYIDFGVFVSLRNGLERIFSQYSTCLLTLCGNTTAIMREDGRFAVVDSHSRSNTGLLHHDGTSVVLHFACLDDLHHYICRLADSLSSREKLFELCGVTVSTGASPARSGVSVESLITGMSAAPAPESSVVTEAGRKSEDSAGSFAPECGLGVAASPALSGISVLTFSSEVSSSSAAEPTVTGGRKRVISSNICMSKKFKSFDVNEINLDVEFVSAVRKKELVFRPLGVDVCRALCTKLNVDCVKVVSPVSTEVALLGVPCSKDRIVADGNCFFRAISQAVSGSQKHHRRIRLAVCKELVRNADRYQSLLRSEYSSVLEYIQQSRMRCVGSWATEVEIQATADWLAVSVFTFHDGRWLRYSCSSQSLSTECIYIENIRGRHFENVFCVCKPGLQSCYRYCKVSEVTGYNVRSRRMDVVVVDSDNTAVGCSSVVGVEDSDKVVEAASEVVSGRKSLSMYLRRKQREQEKLNMSLREKRLLRIRKIYKENVLFREKAKLLSVEKYCKNLPHRERVKEMSISKYRDSIEHREIVKGKSVGKYRDSIEHREKVIERSKSKYHGSVEHKQKVISGVRLSRKQKVEKAADFAFVMDRFLAKVRDGPDFVCCVCHRLFFRFQVLICAREVYRRSSVTAAIADRCIGEHYLHRCNKECVVPCSLVSSRGQLWICFTCHGKLSRGEMPAECWVNNLELDPIPSELGCLNSLEQHLIALHIPFMKMLALPKGGQNGVHGPVTCVPANIVQTTNVLPRSSMEGSLLQVKLKRKLTYKGYYEYQFVDTLRVRQALEYLKRTNFHYRDIEFNEHWVNEFVREEDRDKEEAESGSEDEAEGRSRQVTVQSEMCDLAESADIGQDELLHDRQQHCMFQDTCLMPVDIGQEALDQYFKDILNIAPAEGNSPVRMLSDHTNEAKCFPVLFPVGDKTFHDGRSHHLTLSRYLNNRIMHADGRFARNVEYIFFAQYMSELDRVVSSVSVALRKGKGGQRPQRITEDMLTDADALKQLLACDDGFRFLKPIRGTPAFWQSVQKDVMACVRQLGIPTWFCSFSSADMRWQNLLTSILKQEGRSQTVEDLEWADRCELLRRNPVTAARMFDYRWHCFLKEVLMSPCQPIGKIIDYFYRVEYQQRGSPHVHCLFWIEGAPQIDRNTDEEVVKFIDRYVTCELPSDDDTLLDTVSSVQTHSKRHSKSCRKHKTTCRFNFPKPVSARTFICRMLECKCDKKKTAETEPGSENRPVCKCFEDRDKMPENVAQAILTAVKRAVESDVPPVSVEDLFCALGINQEIFELAYRRLEKRHKVVYRRGVNEVWVNQYNKQLLKCWNANMDISFVTDAYAVVIYILSYITKAEREIGLLLTNAQKEAKTQGNLSAKEALRKLGSVYLHNRDVCAQEAVYRLTNMHLKECSRKVVFVPTGSRIVRMSLPLSVLRQKAASGDLGEDEMWMTGIVDRYKNRPNSDVFANMCMATFASEYRVLSKNEKSKDRIQLNNDLGFILRRTRTQFAVVRYMRFSLDRQEEAHFQSLLQLFLPYRTDSDLKPAGFELFEQFYNDGQVTFSDGSVHSVCDVIGENRARFEVNCPHLELAQEIAAQNNGVDEDVWGELCPEQETERLEGLEEQRQQREAEIAEEQLVEAMENVPDLIVGGRQVAQVERNRSMLSRSDGLALIRSLNETQLAVFYKVRQWCLQKVMGKNPEPLRVFVTGGAGTGKSHLIRAIEYEAGRLLSTLCDQPDDICVLLTAPTGIAAYNLNAATIHHTLSIGKQASLPYTPLGEDKLNSLRAKLSQVQILIIDEISMVDHNVLAYVHGRLRQVKQTGDFSPFGNVSVIAVGDFYQLPPVKGKPLYSSPVGVDLWCNFSIVELKKIVRQKDSVFAELLNRLRVRSRATPMLNSDVEMLKMRETGEVSSALHIFATNRQVSEHNLNYLFDCCPDYVTVEAQDFVNNRTTGNLERMPGHHGVAADTSLPETLCLARNARVMLCKNVDVADGLVNGACGTVTQLVFGEDSTFPLTVYVRFDDENIGSDRRKKRAHAAVECLQSTAIDPETERATKRGGVRRQFPLRLAWACTVHKVQGLTVDEAVVSLKRVFAPGQAYVALSRVRALSGLIIQDFTEKVIYCKDAIKEALDSMPPFLIEQPKPSLNTHSFSVYLMNVQNLSRHLVDLVSCTQHLQLTCIAVTETWLTAQSSLDCVQIEGYTFHSRPRGLCYSSSNPKLIELKNLEHGGVGLYSVDNLDCNILQVPDLNLECLVCLCNKFNILLVVIYRPPCYPNSLFKQNLGRLLDWLHPISNTIVIMGDFNENILKTSSISKFMGEKGFSQHVTQETTEKGTLIDHVYVKTTRYNVECAVMPTYFSDHEGVLCSFIVKDDQGLVVDFEEVEGLFESDLVLDED; this is encoded by the coding sequence ATGGAGGCGACAGCCCAGGAGTCTGCCAGCGCGGTGCCGGGGGTGGTCGTCTGTCGGGAGGTGGTCGCCGCAGCGTGCCCTGCCGTCCCGAAGGCACAACAGAAGATCGTCAAagctaaggctgtttttgttccttctgtttgtgttcatgatgttCAGTTTGAGTCTAACGCTAATGCTGTGGCAACAGAGGCTAGCAGAGATAGCAGCAGGATTAGGCTAGCAAAAGTTGTGCACGGATCGTTTCACCAAGGCGATTCGCGATTTGTGTATGGAGGAGTGCAGTGTATGGCTATAGCTTTGGTcagcttagccaaacacacGGTGAGCAGCGCGTTCTCGtgggacaggctggatctggatcgcgcGTTGATTCTaggtgatgagttgtacacCAGTTTGCGTGAACTCAAGACCTTTAGCCATGTGTcaaatctgctgtctgtgccagatttgccacaACACTTGGAATTAGACGGACAGGTGTTTAGGTTCAGTTTTGGTGACACAGTATTAGGCGAAGTAGGCGTTACCGAAGGTGAATACATCGACTTCGGTGTGTTTGTCAGCTTGCGTAATGGACTGGAGAGAATCTTCAGTCAGTACAGCACATGTCTTCTGACACTGTGtggaaacaccactgccatcatGCGTGAGGATGGACGGTTCGCTGTGGTCGACAGTCACTCACGCAGTAACACTGGCTTGTTACACCATGACGGTACAAGCGTGGTTCTGCATTTCGCGTGTCTCGACgacctgcaccactacatctgtcgtTTGGCTGACAGTCTCAGTTCAAGggagaagctctttgagctgtgtggtgtcACGGTCAGCACGGGTGCAAGTCCAGcgcggtctggtgtgtctgtggagagtctcATCACTGGGATGAGTgctgctccagcaccagagtctagtgtggtcactgaggctgggagaaaaagCGAGGATTCTGCAGGCAGTTTTGCGCCTGAGTGTGGTCTTGGCGTAGCCGCAAGTCcggcactgtctggcatttctgtgttgACGTTCTCCAGCGAGGTGAGCAGCAGTTCAGCGGCAGAACCAACAGTGACTGGTGGCAGAAAGCGTGTGATTTCTTCTAACATTTGTATGTCGAAGAAATTCAAGAGCTTTGATGTTAATGAGATCAATTTGGACGTCGAATTTGTGAGCGcggtgagaaagaaagagttggTCTTCCGTCCCCTTGGCGTAGATGTTTGTCGTGCTTTATGCACAAAGTTAAATGTCGATTGCGTGAAGGTTGTTAGTCCGGTATCCACAGAGGTGGCATTGTTAGGTGTTCCTTGTAGCAAAGATAGGATTGTGGCTGATGGTaactgcttcttcagagccatctctcaggctgtgagtgGTTCTCAGAAGCACCATCGTAGGATTAGGCTAGCTGTGTGTAAAGAGTTGGTGAGGAACGCGGATAGATATCAGAGTCTTTTAAGGAGTGAGTACTCCTCAGTGTTAGAGTACATTCAGCAGTCCAGGATGAGATGTGTTGGCAGTTGGGCCACCGAGGTGGAGATTCAGGCGACAGCGGATTGGTTAGCCGTTAGTGTGTTTACTTTTCATGATGGACGTTGGTTGAGGTATAGCTGTAGCAGTCAGTCTTTGTCTACAGAGTGTATTTACATAGAGAATATCAGGGGGCGGCATTTTgagaatgttttttgtgtgtgtaagcctggaCTGCAGAGTTGTTACAGGTACTGTAAAGTTAGTGAAGTCACAGGTTACAATGTAAGGTCTAGAAGGATGGATGTTGTGGTTGTAGATAGTGACAACACAGCAGTTGGATGTAGTAGTGTAGTAGGTGTAGAGGATAGTGACAAGGTTGTGGAGGCTGCTAGTGAGGTAGTGTCAGGTAGAAAGTCTCTGTCCATGTATCTGAGGCGTAAACAGAGGGAGCAGGAAAAGTTGAATATGTCACTTAGGGAGAAACGGCTTTTAAGGATTAGGAAGATATATAAGGAAAATGTGTTGTTCAGGGAGAAGGCAAAGTTGTTGAGTGTAGAAAAGTATTGTAAGAATTtgccccacagagagagggttaaaGAGATGAGTATTAGTAAATACAGAGACAGCATTGAGCATAGGGAGATAGTTAAGGGCAAGAGTGTGGGCAAATATAGGGATAGCATTGAGCACAGGGAGAAAGTTATAGAAAGGAGTAAGAGTAAGTATCATGGTAGTGTAGAGCATAAGCAGAAAGTTATTTCTGGTGTGAGGTTGAGCAGGAAGCAGAAGGTGGAGAAGGCAGcagattttgcttttgttatgGATCGGTTTTTGGCaaaggtcagagatggaccagattttgtgtgctgtgtttgtcatAGGTTGTTTTTTAGATTTCAGGTGCTGATTTGTGCAAGGGAAGTTTATAGGCGAAGTTCAGTGACAGCTGCTATTGCAGATAGGTGTATAGGCGAGCATTATTTGCATAGGTGTAATAAGGAGTGTGTTGTGCCTTGTTCGTTGGTGTCATCGCGTGGTCAGCTGTGGATTTGTTTCACGTGTCATGGTAAGCTTAGCAGAGGTGAGATGCCGGCTGAATGCTGGGTTAACAACTTGGAGCTGGATCCCATTCCATCTGAACTGGGATGTCTGAATAGTTTAGAGCAGCATTTGATAGCTTTGCATATTCCGTTTATGAAAATGTTGGCACTGCCTAAAGGGGGGCAGAATGGAGTACATGGACCAGTGACATGTGTTCCAGCCAACATTGTTCAGACGACTAATGTGTTGCCGCGTTCCAGTATGGAAgggtctctgcttcaggttaagctgaagcGGAAACTCACCTATAAAGGATATTACGAGTACCAGTTTGTGGATACGTTGCGTGTAAGACAGGCGCTAGAATATTTGAAGAGGACTAATTTTCATTATAGGGATATAGAGTTTAATGAGCACTGGGTCAATGAGTTTGTTAGGGAGGAAGATAGGGACAAGGAAGAGGCCGagtcaggcagtgaggatgaAGCTGAGGGTAGGTCACGTCAGGTTACGGTTCAGTCTGAAATGTGTGATCTAGCAGAATCAGCAGACATAGGACAGGATGAACTgttacatgacagacaacagcactgcatgtttcaggacacttgtcttatgcctgttgatattggtcaggaagctttagatcagtattttaaggatattttgaaCATTGCGCCTGCAGAAGGGAATAGTCCGGTAAGAATGCTTTCTGACCACACGAATGAGGCAAAGTGTTTCCCTGTGTTGTTCCCTGTGGGTGATAAGACCTTCCATGACGGACGGTCTCATCACTTGACGTTGTCGCGTTATCTTAATAACCGGATTATGCATGCTGACGGTCGTTTTGCGCGGAACGTCGAGTACATATTTTTTGCGCAGTACATGTCAGAGTTGGACAGggttgtgtccagtgtttccGTCGCTTTGCGTAAGGGcaaaggaggtcagaggcctcAACGCATTACTGAGGACATGTTAACGGATGCGGACgccttgaagcagttgttggcgtgtgatgacgggtttaggtttcttaaacccattagaggaactccggccttttggcagtctgtccagaagGACGTGATGGCTTGCGTGCGTCAATTGGGTATTCCGACGTGGTTTTGTTCGTTTTCGTCTGCGGATATGCGCTGGCAGAATCTCctgaccagcatcctgaaacaggaaggcagatcgcAGACGGTAGAGGATTTGGAGTGGGCTGACAGGTGCGAGTTGCTGCGTCGTAATCCGGTCACCGCGGCGAGGATGTTTGACTACAGGTGGCactgttttctgaaagaggttctcatgtctccctgtcaacCTATCGGCAAAATAATCGATTACTTTTATAGGGTAGAATATCAACAAAGAGGCTCACCACAtgtacactgtttgttttggatcgAGGGTGCTCCCCAAATTGATAGAAACACAGATGAGGAAGTGGTAAAATTTATTGACCGTTACGTTACATGTGAGCTaccctcagatgatgacacactattggacacggtgtcatctgttcaaacgcattccaaacgacattcaaagtcgtgtagaaaacacaaaacgacatgtcgtttcaatttcccaaaacctgtttctgcgcggacattcatttgtagaatgTTAGAATGCAAGTGCGATAAGAAAAAGACAGCGGAGACCGAACCTGGTTCAGAAAACAGGCCGGTCTGTAAGTGTTTTGAGGATAGGGATAAGATGCCAGAAAACGTTGCGCAGGCTATTCTAACAGCTGTTAAGAGAGCTGTAGAAAGTGATGTGCCTCCTGTTAGTGTAGAGGACTTGTTTTGTGCTTTAGGAATAAATCAGGAAATCTTCGAGTTGGCTTATAGGCGTTTAGAGAAGAGGCATAAGGTTGTGTATAGGAGAGGGGTGAACGAGGTTTGGGTCAATCAGTATAATAAGCagttgttgaagtgctggaacgctaacatggacattagctttgtcaccGACGCCTACGCAGTAGTAATATACATACTATCGTATATtacgaaagcagagagagaaattggcctattattgactaatgcccaaaaagaagccaaaacacaagggaatctctctgctaaagaagccctgcggaagctgggcagtgtatatttacacaacagagatgTTTGTGCGCAGGAGGCGGTGTATAGGCTAACGAACATGCACCTGAAGGAGTGTTCCAGgaaggttgtgtttgtgccgacagGGAGCAGGATAGTTAGGATGAGTTTGCCCCTTAGTGTTTTGAGGCAGAAGGCGGCCTCCGGTGATCTTGGGGAGGATGAGATGTGGATGACAGGCATAGTGGATAGGTATAAGAATAGGCCTAACAGCGATGTCTTTGCAAACATGTGTATGGCTACCTTTGCATCTGAGTATcgtgttctcagcaaaaatgaaaagtctaaGGACAGAATTCAATTGAACAATGATTTGGGATTCATTCTGAGGAGAACacgcactcagtttgcagtggtgcgGTACATGCGTTTCAGTTTGGATAGACAGGAagaggcacattttcagagcctgctgcagttgtttcttccttatagaactgactcagacctcaaacctgcaggctttgagctgtttgagcagttctATAACGATGGCCAGGTGACGTTTAGCGACGGGTCTGTGCATTCGGTTTGCGATGTCATCGGCGAGAATAGGGCCAGGTTTGAGGTCAATTGTCCTCACCTTGAGTTAGCTCAGGAGATAGCTGCGCAGAACAACGGGGTAGATGAagatgtttggggtgagctgtgTCCTGAACAGGAAACGGAACGCCTAGAAGGTTTagaggagcagaggcagcagcgggaagCTGAGATAGCTGAGGAACAGTTAGTTGAAGCGATGGAGAATGTTCCAGATttgattgttggtggcagacaggtagcGCAGGTGGAGAGAAACAGGTCCATGTTGTCTAGAAGTGACGGTTTGGCGCTTATTaggtctctgaatgagacacagctGGCTGTTTTTTATAAAGTGAGACAGTGGTGTTTGCAGaaggtgatgggtaaaaacCCAGAGCCTCTGCGTGTATTTGTCACAGGTGGCGCAGGAACGGGGAAAAGTCATTTGATTAGGGCTATTGAGTATGAGGCAGGgaggctgctgtcaacactttgtgatcaaccagacgatatctgtgttttgttaactgCTCCTACTGGCATAGCTGCATACAatttgaatgcagcaacaattcatcatacattgagtattggcaaacaggctagtttaccttacacccctctgggtgaagataaactaaactctttgcgaGCTAAATTGAGTCAGGTCCAAATTTTAATTATTGATGAAATCAGTATGGTTGATCACAACGTGTTGGCTTATGTGCATGGTAGATTGAGGCAGGTGAAGCAGACAGGCGACTTTTCCCCGTTCGGTAATGTTAGTGTGATAGCTGTCGGAGACTTCTATCAGTTGCCTCCTGTTaaagggaagcctctgtatagtagtcctgttggtgtggacctgtggtgcaatttcagcatcgtggagctgaaaaagatagttAGGCAGAAGGATAGTGTTTTTGCTGAGTTGCTTAATAGGTTAAGAGTGCGTTCCAGGGCCACCCCAATGTTAAATAGCGATGTTGAAATGCTGAAGATGCGCGAGACcggcgaggtgagctcagccttgcatatctttgcgacgaataggcaagtaagtgagcacaacctaaattatctgtttgactgttgtcctgattatGTCACCGTTGAAGCGCAAGACTTCGTGAataacaggacaacagggaatttggaacGGATGCCCGGGCATCACGGCGTTGCGGCGGACACGTCTTTACCGGAGACTCTGTGTTTAGCGAGGAACGCGCGAGTGATGTTGTGTAAGAACGTGGATGTTGCGGACGGCCTGGTcaatggagcatgtggcacggttactcagttagtttttggagaggattccacgtttcctctcactgtgtatgttagatttgatgatgagaatattggttcagataggaggaaaaaacgtgcacatgcagcagtagaatgcctgcagtctactgccatTGATCCAGAGACGGAAAGAGCCACTAAACGCGGCGGTGTGCGTCGTCAGTTTCCTCTAAGGTTAGCGTGGgcttgcactgttcacaaagtgcaaggactcaCTGTGGACGAGGCCGTAGTGTCATTGAAGAGGGTGTTTGCACCGGGGCAGGCATATGTAGCGCTGAGTCGTGTTAGggccttgtctggactgatcatcCAGGATTTTACAGAGAAGGTAATTTACTGCAAGGACGCCataaaggaggccttggatagcatgcctccatttttgattgaaCAGCCAAAgccttcattaaatacacacagtttctctgtgtatttaatgaacgttcAAAATTTAAGTCGCCACTTGgtagatttggtgtcttgcacgcagcatttacagcttacctgtattgctgtgacagaaacgtggctcactgcacagtctTCATTAGACTGTGTCCAAATTGAAGGTTACACTTTCCACAGTCGTCCTC